A window of Loxodonta africana isolate mLoxAfr1 chromosome 3, mLoxAfr1.hap2, whole genome shotgun sequence genomic DNA:
ATTCACAGACAGATGCTCGTGGAGCCCCGGAGCGATGCAGGTGTTGTGCTGCATGCTGAGGGAACACCACGGAGAGCAGAACGAACACTGCGTCCCTGCTTTCCTGGAGTTCCTGGTCTACTCCAGAAGAGACTTCTTAAACCCGAGTGCACGGTGACTCATGAGAGTGCTGACGTATACTATTGAGGTGACCCAGGGTGGTactaaccaaaaagatggaagttcaagtccacccagaggcacctcagaagaaaagcctgtctatctactttagaaaaatcagccattaaaaaccccatggaccCTTTCCAGCAGTGACGACCTCCCCACGTGAGCATGCCTCTCTTAAAGGATCTCTTTCATTTCTCTCCAGAAGAGGCGAAGAGGAAACACAAGAAGAGCCCTAGTTTCTACTTCATGGATGTCAAATGCCCAGGATGCTGTAAATCACCACGGTCTTTAGCCATGCACAACAGTAGTTTTGTGTGTTGGCTGCTCCACTGTCCTCTGCCAGCCTACAGAAGACAAACCAAGACTTACAGAAGGATGCCCCTTCATACAGAAGCAGCACTAAAAGCACCCTGAATCAAGATGAGTGAGAAACCAATCTAATGAAGACATTTGGGataaaacccactaaacccactgccgtcgagtcgattctggctcctggtgaccctataggacagagtagaactgccgcatagagtttccaaggagcacctggcggatttgaactgccaacctcttggttagcagccctagcacttaaccactacgccaccagggtttcctttggataaaaagggcgggggtgggggtaacTGTAGggaacagttgtactctgacacatacaggttctctatgagtcagagtcaactccagggTGACTGGCTTTTTTATGTGCTGTAAAGAATAAGCAACTGTGCAGTTGCACTTGGATAACCCAACAGAAACATGGCTCACGGTGCTTCTAGCATCTATCAGAGTCCCTGGCGCATAGCAGGTGCTTGAtagttatttgttgaatgaataagtgaatgattgaacaaataaatgaatgaactaccatttccccaattaatggagtcaggggggtggaggtggggatggtggtgggtTTCTATGGTGGACGACCCCAAGTCTGTGTGTGGTTGATGAAGGACTGAGTGCCATCCCCTCTACCCTGTGGCCTTTTCCAGGAGCCCCAGCCGAGGGAGCAGCCATGACATCTAGTCTCATACTTGGCCTCGAGCCCGGGTCCCACGAGGTCTGCTAAGGGGACCCTGGTGGTCCAGGGGAAGGTGCCCTCATGGACCCTGCCTCCCAGCCTCCTTTGGAAGGCCCTGGTAGCATCAAGCACTTGATTTCCACCACCACCCCCTGCTGTGGGTGAATGTAATGGTCTGAACTTGTAACACCAATTCAGGCATCTGAAAATCACCCTAAAATTATCTCTGGAGTTTTATTTCCTCGAATCCTGAATAGATCACATTTTATTGTTGAATACTGAAACCTCATTACTTTAGGAAGTGCTATTACTGGGCTATTACTTGAAAGGAATACCTCTCTCCTGTTCTGATTAAAACCTCctgtttgtattaaaaaaaataatgtcagacctttccatttttttatgtTTCTCAAATGTGCACCAGAGCTTCTTCTCTCTCAGGGCTTTGTGCCTGTGTCTAGACTTGACTGCACAGGTTGGCAGAGAAGGCAGCCCTGCAGGGGTCAAGACACTGGGATCCCCTTCAGGTGTCCCCTTCTTGGTGAGGAGGGTTCCCTTCTTTCTGTCTGGCTTGGCTGCTCCCTCAGCTTCTACTTGGCATTCTGGCCAAGGTGGGTAACTCCCACGGCCACTGTTTTGAGACTTTAGCTCTGAGTTGGTTGACCAGCAACATGATTCTGGGTAAGATGGGAGTCCAGGATTCGGCTTTTCCATTAATTAATGGAAACTGGGGGAGTTGGCACCGTGTCCCCAAGGGCGGTCAGGTCCTCGGGCAGGGTGAGTGGTGGAAAATGCTGCTCTGGCAAGTTCCTTCTCCTCACCAGAGGTCACCCCCACCTTGCACAAAGTCGCTGGCTTCCTAGGTCCATGTCCCCAACCTGGGATGCCCTGTGTGCCCCTTGGGGCTCCCTGGGCAGCATCACATGCTCAGCTCACTGCTGTAAATATTACCTGGTGTGTCCTTTCTGCTTCGGGCTCAGCTTGCTCTTTCTAAGCCCCACTGTCCTCAGCACAGCTGCTGGCACATGGCGCACAGAGagtatttgtcaaatgaatgactGAGTTAATGTCAGCATCCAGAAAGCGGAGTGGATTTAGGGAGGGATTCTCGGCAAGGTGGCCATGTAACTCCTTAAGGGTAGAAGGGACATCTTCAGCATTTCTCTGTCCCCCATGCCAAGCATGCAATGCTCGGTAAATTCTAGTGTCCTGCCTCTCTTGCCATACTCCCTTCCAAGCCTAGCTCCACAAATCTACAAGttcttgggagtccctgggtggtgcaaatagttaacacactcagctgctaactgaaaggttggaggtttgggtccacccggaggcacctcggaagaaagtcctggtgatctgcttcccagaaaatcagccattgaaaatgctatggagcagttctaccctgacacacatgggattgccatgagacagagtcaactcgacatcaactgagagcagttctaccctgacacacatgggattgccatgagacaGAGTCAGCTTGACATCAActgagagcagttctaccctgacacacatgggattgccatgagacaGAGTCAGCCTGACATCAActgagagcagttctaccctgacacacatggggttgccatgagacagtCAGCTTGACATCAActgagagcagttctaccctgacacacatggggttgccatgagacagtCAGCTTGACATCAactgagagcagttctactctgacacacatgggattgccatgagacaGAGTCAGCTTGACATCAActgagagcagttctaccctgacacacatgggattgccatgagacaGAGTCAGCTCGACACCAActgagagcagttctaccctgacacacatgggattgccatgagacaGAGTCAGCCTGACATCAActgagagcagttctaccctgacacacatgggattgccatgagacaGAGTCAGCTCGACACCAActgagagcagttctaccctgacacacacgggattgccatgagaCAGAGTCAGCTCGACACCAActgagagcagttctaccctgacacacatgggattgccatgagacaGAGTCAGCCTGACATCAActgagagcagttctaccctgacacacatgggattgccatgaaacAGAGTCAGCTCGACACCAActgagagcagttctaccctgacacacatgggattgccatgagacaGAGTCAGCTTGACATCAActgagagcagttctaccctgacacacgtgggatcgccatgagaCAGAGTCAGCTCGACATCAactgagagcagttctactctgacacacatgggattgccatgagacaGAGTCAGCTCGACACCAActgagagcagttctaccctgacacacatgggattgccatgagacaGAGTCAGCCTGACATCAActgagagcagttctaccctgacacacatgggattgccatgaaacAGAGTCAGCTCGACACCAActgagagcagttctaccctgacacacatgggattgccatgagacaGAGTCAGCTTGACATCAActgagagcagttctaccctgacacacgtgggattgccatgagacaGAGTCAGCTCGACATCAActgagagcagttctaccctgacacacatgggattgccatgagacaGAGTCAGCTCGACATCAActgagagcagttctaccctgacacacatgggattgccatgagacaGAGTCAGCTCGACATCGGctgagagcagttctaccctgacacacatgggattgccatgagacaGTCAGCTTGACATCAGctgagagcagttctaccctgacacacatggga
This region includes:
- the LOC100665410 gene encoding LOW QUALITY PROTEIN: small ribosomal subunit protein eS27-like (The sequence of the model RefSeq protein was modified relative to this genomic sequence to represent the inferred CDS: inserted 2 bases in 2 codons), with translation MPLLKDLFHFSPEEAKRKHKKSPSFYFMDVKCPGCCKXTTVFSHAXTVVLCVGCSTVLCQPTEDKPRLTEGCPFIQKQH